One window of Deinococcus planocerae genomic DNA carries:
- a CDS encoding HD-GYP domain-containing protein, with amino-acid sequence MTVPFTPRISDLTPGQDARTSAAQSVVTLTRVALAAPDLASGVLPTLEHLVGATAATGAVFLMRGGGPLGGYGVQAACGELPPALNPPGGLSADTPLLRALEESVRPLFFDSTAADLREGTGPGVASLAAAPVRVGDGPLLGAFVLCTAQPHVWEAEETALFSMVSGTVAALAGRLAAEAEATRAREAALRALGQMLETWDGDSHGHTDRVTDLALRLAGRLALSPGQCQALRWGAYLHDIGKVTLLGALLPREASPGADGFAQMLGGLPPGALSVITDRHERWNGGGYPAGKLGTEISLEARLFALCDAYDGLTNPRLHDLPWDPEEALAELQARSGGEFDPDLVRLLLEVIGETLAPVADED; translated from the coding sequence GTGACTGTGCCCTTCACCCCCCGGATTTCGGACCTCACCCCTGGGCAGGACGCCCGGACCTCGGCGGCGCAGTCGGTGGTGACCCTGACGCGGGTGGCCCTGGCGGCGCCGGACCTCGCCTCGGGCGTCTTGCCGACGCTGGAGCACCTCGTCGGCGCGACGGCGGCCACGGGGGCGGTGTTCCTCATGCGGGGCGGCGGGCCCCTGGGAGGCTACGGGGTCCAGGCGGCCTGCGGCGAGTTGCCCCCGGCGCTGAACCCGCCCGGGGGCCTGAGTGCCGACACGCCCCTGCTGCGCGCCCTGGAGGAGAGCGTGCGCCCGCTCTTCTTCGACAGCACCGCCGCCGACCTGCGGGAGGGCACGGGCCCCGGGGTGGCGAGCCTGGCGGCGGCGCCCGTCCGGGTCGGGGACGGTCCCCTGCTGGGGGCTTTCGTGCTCTGCACGGCCCAGCCGCACGTGTGGGAGGCCGAGGAAACGGCCCTGTTCAGCATGGTGTCGGGCACGGTGGCGGCGCTGGCAGGGCGACTCGCCGCCGAGGCGGAGGCCACCCGGGCGCGGGAGGCGGCGCTGCGGGCGCTGGGGCAGATGCTCGAAACCTGGGACGGCGACTCGCACGGGCACACCGACCGGGTGACGGACCTCGCGCTGCGGCTCGCCGGGCGGCTGGCCCTGTCCCCGGGGCAATGTCAGGCCCTGCGCTGGGGCGCGTACCTGCACGACATCGGCAAGGTCACCCTGCTCGGGGCCCTGCTGCCCAGGGAGGCCTCGCCGGGGGCCGACGGCTTCGCGCAGATGCTGGGCGGCCTGCCCCCGGGGGCCCTCTCGGTGATCACCGACCGCCACGAGCGCTGGAACGGCGGCGGCTACCCGGCGGGCAAGCTGGGCACTGAGATCAGCCTGGAAGCCAGGCTCTTCGCCCTGTGCGACGCCTACGACGGCCTGACAAACCCCCGTCTCCACGACCTCCCCTGGGACCCCGAGGAGGCCCTCGCCGAGCTTCAAGCCCGCTCGGGCGGGGAGTTCGACCCCGACCTCGTGCGGCTCCTGCTGGAGGTCATCGGCGAGACCCTGGCGCCGGTCGCGGACGAGGACTGA
- a CDS encoding VOC family protein, translating into MASPILDLAGLTLEVNHLPRGVRFYTQVLGLTLLEHGEERGVAHFEVNPAQTLTLWKPVTRQANDPRLASLRARGASHLHYAWQIRPEDLDRCKALLDEHGLAWTEIDLGTPERPDPTVYFFDPFGHGLELRGIDLADGRRPAFPPAPVVRPPHALPVMGLREVALAFGDYAAMKERLPRAYGFALAKEQPDRDFAQFTLGPEPEPDGNGTPRRWLYAWDPQVGLADMFGGDHAHVRFHADVDAVLALVRAEGLPYVRTEEGLAARDPEGHVFEFVAPPPPSE; encoded by the coding sequence ATGGCATCCCCCATCCTCGACCTCGCGGGCCTCACGCTGGAGGTCAACCACCTGCCCCGCGGCGTCCGCTTCTACACCCAGGTCCTCGGCCTGACCCTGCTGGAGCACGGCGAGGAGCGCGGCGTCGCCCACTTCGAGGTGAACCCGGCCCAGACCCTCACCCTCTGGAAGCCGGTCACCCGGCAGGCGAACGACCCCCGCCTCGCCTCCCTGCGCGCGCGCGGCGCCTCGCACCTGCACTACGCCTGGCAGATCCGGCCCGAGGACTTGGACCGCTGCAAGGCCCTCCTCGACGAGCACGGCCTCGCCTGGACCGAGATCGACCTCGGCACCCCCGAGCGCCCCGACCCCACCGTCTATTTCTTCGACCCCTTCGGGCACGGGCTGGAGCTGCGCGGCATCGACCTCGCGGACGGGCGGCGGCCCGCTTTCCCCCCGGCCCCGGTCGTGCGCCCGCCCCACGCCCTCCCGGTGATGGGCCTGCGCGAGGTGGCCCTGGCCTTCGGCGACTACGCGGCCATGAAGGAGCGCTTGCCCCGCGCCTACGGCTTCGCCCTCGCCAAGGAGCAGCCGGACCGCGACTTCGCCCAGTTCACCCTCGGCCCGGAGCCCGAGCCCGACGGCAACGGCACCCCCCGCCGCTGGCTGTACGCCTGGGACCCCCAGGTGGGCCTCGCCGACATGTTCGGGGGTGACCACGCCCACGTGCGCTTCCACGCCGACGTGGACGCGGTGCTCGCGCTCGTGCGGGCGGAGGGGCTTCCCTACGTGCGCACGGAGGAGGGGCTGGCCGCGCGCGACCCGGAGGGACACGTCTTCGAGTTCGTGGCGCCTCCGCCGCCCAGCGAGTGA
- a CDS encoding transporter substrate-binding domain-containing protein, with translation MSKVLKYAALLPALALGAASVAHADLADIRKRGELRVVMSGEYPPFSQPGPDGSLTGFDVDVAREIGRRLGVRVNVIKAEFPSIIAGLQAGQFDMAVASQSKTPERERAVDFLSRPYYYDGFQLFVPANSTATNLNSLRGAPVAVAQGTVFEKFLRDRKYPNVATYSGEQEIFLALAAGRAGGMITTRTVGNVAIKNGQKIKAAGPVLQQDNPYITLGKNQPQLKTAVERALNAMRVDGTLRNISVKYLGADVTTPGR, from the coding sequence ATGTCCAAAGTCCTGAAGTACGCCGCCCTGCTTCCCGCCCTCGCCCTCGGTGCCGCCTCGGTCGCGCACGCCGACCTCGCCGACATCAGGAAGCGCGGCGAGCTGCGCGTCGTGATGAGCGGCGAGTACCCGCCCTTCTCGCAGCCTGGCCCCGACGGCTCGCTGACGGGCTTCGACGTGGACGTGGCCCGGGAGATCGGGCGCCGCCTGGGCGTGCGGGTGAACGTCATCAAGGCCGAGTTCCCCTCGATCATCGCGGGGCTTCAGGCCGGGCAGTTCGACATGGCGGTCGCCTCGCAGAGCAAGACCCCCGAGCGCGAGCGGGCGGTGGACTTCCTGAGCCGTCCCTACTACTACGACGGCTTCCAGCTCTTCGTGCCCGCGAACTCGACGGCGACCAACCTGAACTCGCTGCGCGGGGCCCCGGTCGCCGTCGCGCAGGGCACGGTCTTCGAGAAGTTCCTGCGCGACCGCAAGTACCCCAACGTCGCCACCTACAGCGGCGAGCAGGAGATCTTCCTCGCGCTCGCGGCGGGCCGCGCCGGGGGCATGATCACCACCCGGACGGTGGGCAACGTCGCCATCAAGAACGGCCAGAAGATCAAGGCGGCGGGCCCGGTCCTCCAGCAGGACAACCCCTACATCACCCTGGGCAAGAACCAGCCCCAGCTCAAGACCGCCGTCGAGCGGGCCCTGAACGCCATGCGGGTGGACGGCACCCTGCGCAACATCAGCGTCAAGTACCTGGGCGCCGACGTGACCACGCCGGGCCGGTAA
- a CDS encoding amino acid ABC transporter permease, translating into MFDVLIPDPLALQWRDMLAVFTPDVLRALWRGTQITLSLTLLSSVFGLTLGFVAALGRMSRLWPLRALAGFYIETFRGTPLLVQLFFLFFALPQLIPQFRMPAFQTAVLGLSLFAGAYAAEIIRGSLNAVDRGQTEAARALGLKPLQILRLVLVPQAARTAVPALGNQFIGLLKDSSLASVVTVTELLLTTRGLVSVTFQPFPLYLAVGLIYFVLSNVAARVFARLELRLNRPYRLAARR; encoded by the coding sequence GTGTTCGACGTTTTGATTCCGGATCCACTTGCCCTCCAGTGGCGTGACATGCTGGCCGTCTTCACCCCCGACGTCCTGCGTGCCCTGTGGCGCGGCACCCAGATCACCCTCTCGCTGACGCTGCTCTCCAGCGTGTTCGGCCTCACCCTGGGCTTTGTCGCCGCGCTCGGGCGCATGTCGCGCCTGTGGCCGCTGCGCGCGCTCGCGGGCTTCTATATCGAGACCTTCCGCGGGACGCCCCTGCTCGTGCAGCTCTTTTTCCTGTTCTTCGCCCTGCCGCAGCTCATTCCGCAGTTCAGGATGCCCGCCTTTCAGACGGCGGTCCTTGGCCTGAGCCTGTTCGCCGGGGCTTACGCCGCCGAGATCATCCGGGGCAGCCTGAACGCCGTGGACCGGGGCCAGACGGAGGCCGCGCGCGCGCTGGGCCTGAAGCCCCTCCAGATCCTGCGCCTCGTGCTCGTCCCGCAGGCGGCCCGCACGGCGGTGCCCGCGCTCGGCAACCAGTTCATCGGGCTGCTCAAGGATTCCAGCCTCGCCAGCGTGGTGACCGTCACCGAACTCCTGCTCACCACCCGCGGCCTGGTGTCGGTCACCTTTCAGCCCTTCCCGCTCTACCTCGCGGTCGGCCTGATCTACTTCGTCCTGTCGAACGTCGCGGCCCGCGTCTTCGCGCGGCTGGAACTGCGCCTCAACCGTCCCTACCGCCTCGCCGCCCGGCGCTGA
- a CDS encoding aldo/keto reductase, which yields MTGTTTIPTLPLPSGERVPVLGQGTWRMAEDPRRRADEIAALRAGLDLGLRLIDTAEMYADGAAEELVAEATQGRRDEVFLVSKVLPGNASRQGVLRACERSLRRLRTDRLDLYLLHWRGQTPLAETLGAFEELRRAGLIRHWGVSNFDTADMGELAALSGGGAVATNQVLYNLTRRGIEYDLLPWCWERGVPVMAYSPVEQGRLLGHRVLAGIAREHGATPAQVALAWVLRQPGVMTIPKAGTAAHVRENRAALDLRLTDADLAALDRAFAGPTRPVPLEVL from the coding sequence ATGACAGGCACGACGACCATCCCCACCCTCCCCCTCCCTTCCGGCGAGCGCGTGCCCGTGCTCGGCCAGGGCACCTGGCGCATGGCGGAAGACCCCCGGCGCCGGGCGGACGAGATCGCCGCGCTGCGGGCCGGACTCGACCTCGGCCTGCGCCTGATCGACACCGCCGAGATGTACGCGGACGGGGCCGCCGAGGAACTCGTCGCGGAAGCCACCCAGGGGCGGCGCGACGAGGTGTTCCTGGTGAGCAAGGTGCTGCCCGGCAACGCTTCCCGCCAGGGCGTCTTGCGCGCGTGCGAGCGCAGCCTCAGGCGGTTGCGCACCGACCGCCTCGACCTCTACCTCCTGCACTGGCGCGGTCAGACGCCGCTCGCGGAGACGCTGGGCGCCTTCGAGGAGTTGCGGCGCGCAGGACTGATCAGACACTGGGGCGTGAGCAACTTCGACACGGCGGACATGGGGGAACTCGCGGCGCTTTCGGGAGGCGGGGCCGTCGCCACGAATCAGGTGCTCTACAACCTCACCCGCCGGGGCATCGAGTACGACCTGCTGCCGTGGTGCTGGGAGCGCGGCGTGCCCGTGATGGCCTACTCGCCGGTCGAACAGGGCCGTCTCCTCGGCCACCGCGTCCTGGCGGGGATCGCGCGCGAACACGGGGCCACGCCCGCTCAGGTCGCCCTCGCGTGGGTGCTGCGGCAACCGGGCGTCATGACCATTCCCAAGGCGGGGACGGCGGCGCACGTCCGGGAGAACCGGGCGGCGCTCGACCTGCGGCTGACGGACGCGGACCTCGCCGCTCTGGACCGCGCGTTCGCGGGGCCGACCCGGCCCGTGCCGCTGGAGGTGCTCTAG
- a CDS encoding glycoside hydrolase family 9 protein — translation MNNTLRYTTPVLVILTVASCRVLPGQEGGAVGDAAPPRVSLTASGGSVPIGGSLTLTARASDASGIARVVFYDRGRKVGVDRTAPYSLTVRATPALSGEHTYTAQAFDRAGRSALSAPVPVGIGVGNLLGNGGFRDGQTSWWVAGGPGVSVGGGEACLDIGKPGENEWDVIFGQSGVGLMREARYTVSFTARADEPTAFKVMLQKNEAPYPPYFNQTVARVTRERRTYRFAFTMTGANDARASLQFKLGGQRATRLCVGHVVVRGPGYGPGPVAAPVTDRAVVRVNQVGYLPGAPKVAAVAYDSGVPLPWTLLGRDGRRLASGRTRVFGRDAASGEFVHRADFSAFRRPGERYVLEVGGLRSHPFRIARDLYKPLGRDALAYFYHNRSGVPIEARYVGGPKWARAAGHADPSSDRGGDRAGCFAGRDARGNTWPGCRHTLNAGRGWYDAGDHGKYVVNGGLSVWTLMNLYELGKRSSKAGFFPDGSLRIPENANRVSDLLDEARWELDFLLGMQVPDGEWLALPLGDQSAHPDRLNLTEVDASGMAHHKVHSERWTGLPSRPDEDRQQRFLYPPSTAATLNLAASAAQCARVFRSVDDAYARRCLQAARRAWQAARRHPQVYAYDTFSGGGPYDDTDVRDEFYWAAAELYATTGDKTFLAALKASPLYLGATKNGPENDLAWPEVTAAGAVTLALVPNGLPASAVRTARANLIALADAYAAQVTRTGYGVPFRSERYPWGSNSNVLNRSLILGVAHHLTGNVRYRDAALEGMNYILGRNPLDKSYVSGYGARPLVNPHHRFWAHSRDPRYPAPPPGALAGGPNSSPADPTADLLRGRCAPQTCYLDDIGTSSMNEVAINWNAPLAWVATYLDATAK, via the coding sequence ATGAACAACACCCTGCGGTATACGACCCCCGTGCTCGTCATCCTGACGGTCGCCTCCTGCCGGGTGTTGCCCGGACAGGAGGGCGGGGCCGTGGGCGACGCCGCGCCCCCCAGGGTGTCGCTCACGGCGAGCGGCGGGAGCGTGCCCATCGGCGGGAGTCTCACGCTGACGGCGCGGGCGTCGGACGCGAGCGGGATCGCGCGGGTGGTGTTCTACGACCGGGGGCGCAAGGTCGGCGTGGACCGGACGGCGCCCTACAGCCTGACGGTCCGGGCGACCCCGGCGCTGAGCGGTGAGCACACGTATACCGCCCAGGCGTTCGACCGCGCCGGGCGGTCCGCCCTGTCGGCTCCCGTGCCGGTCGGCATCGGGGTGGGGAACCTGCTCGGCAACGGCGGCTTCCGGGACGGGCAGACTTCCTGGTGGGTGGCCGGGGGCCCCGGTGTGAGCGTGGGGGGCGGCGAGGCGTGCCTGGACATCGGCAAGCCCGGCGAGAACGAGTGGGACGTGATTTTCGGGCAAAGCGGCGTGGGGCTGATGCGGGAAGCGCGCTACACGGTCTCCTTCACCGCGCGCGCCGACGAGCCCACCGCCTTCAAGGTCATGCTGCAAAAGAACGAGGCCCCCTACCCGCCCTACTTCAACCAGACCGTCGCCCGCGTGACCCGGGAGCGCCGGACCTACCGTTTCGCCTTCACGATGACCGGGGCGAACGACGCGCGCGCTTCCCTGCAATTCAAGCTCGGCGGGCAGAGGGCCACGCGGCTGTGCGTGGGGCACGTGGTCGTGCGGGGACCGGGGTACGGGCCCGGCCCGGTCGCGGCGCCCGTGACCGACCGCGCGGTCGTGCGTGTCAATCAGGTGGGCTACCTGCCGGGGGCTCCCAAGGTGGCCGCCGTAGCCTACGACTCGGGGGTGCCCCTGCCCTGGACGCTGCTGGGCCGGGACGGGCGCCGCCTCGCCTCGGGCCGCACACGGGTCTTCGGGAGGGACGCGGCGTCGGGCGAGTTCGTCCACCGGGCGGACTTCTCGGCGTTCCGCAGGCCCGGGGAGCGGTACGTGCTGGAGGTCGGCGGGCTGCGCAGCCACCCCTTCCGCATCGCGCGCGACCTGTACAAGCCGCTGGGGCGCGACGCGCTCGCGTACTTTTACCACAACCGCAGCGGCGTCCCCATCGAGGCGCGGTACGTCGGGGGTCCCAAGTGGGCCAGGGCCGCCGGGCACGCCGACCCCTCCTCCGACCGGGGCGGGGACCGGGCGGGTTGCTTCGCGGGCCGGGACGCGCGGGGCAACACCTGGCCGGGGTGCCGCCACACGCTGAACGCGGGCCGCGGCTGGTACGACGCGGGCGACCACGGCAAGTACGTGGTGAACGGCGGCCTCTCGGTCTGGACCCTGATGAACCTGTACGAGCTGGGCAAGCGCTCCTCGAAGGCCGGGTTCTTCCCCGACGGCAGCCTGCGCATTCCCGAGAACGCCAACCGCGTGAGCGACCTGCTCGACGAGGCCCGCTGGGAGCTGGACTTCCTGCTCGGGATGCAGGTGCCGGACGGCGAGTGGCTCGCCCTGCCGCTCGGCGACCAGAGCGCCCACCCGGACCGCCTGAACCTGACCGAGGTGGACGCCTCGGGGATGGCGCACCACAAGGTCCACAGCGAGCGGTGGACGGGCCTTCCCTCCCGGCCCGACGAGGACCGCCAGCAGCGCTTCCTGTACCCGCCCTCCACGGCGGCGACCCTCAACCTGGCGGCGAGCGCGGCGCAGTGCGCCCGGGTCTTCCGGAGCGTGGACGACGCCTACGCGCGGCGCTGCCTCCAGGCCGCCCGGCGGGCGTGGCAGGCCGCGCGGCGCCACCCGCAGGTCTACGCCTACGACACCTTCTCGGGCGGTGGCCCGTACGACGACACCGACGTGCGCGACGAGTTTTACTGGGCCGCCGCCGAGCTGTACGCCACGACGGGGGACAAGACCTTCCTCGCCGCGCTGAAGGCAAGCCCGCTGTACCTGGGGGCCACCAAGAACGGCCCGGAGAACGACCTCGCGTGGCCCGAGGTGACGGCGGCGGGCGCGGTCACGCTGGCGCTCGTGCCCAATGGGCTGCCCGCCTCCGCGGTGAGGACGGCCCGCGCCAACCTGATCGCGCTGGCGGACGCCTACGCCGCCCAGGTGACCCGCACGGGGTACGGGGTGCCCTTCCGCTCGGAGCGCTATCCCTGGGGCTCGAACAGCAACGTCCTCAACCGGAGCCTGATCCTGGGGGTCGCCCACCACCTCACCGGGAACGTCCGCTACCGCGACGCCGCCCTGGAGGGCATGAACTACATCCTGGGCCGCAACCCGCTCGACAAGTCGTACGTCTCGGGTTACGGCGCGCGGCCCCTCGTCAATCCCCACCACCGCTTCTGGGCCCACAGCCGCGACCCCCGCTACCCGGCGCCCCCGCCCGGCGCCCTGGCAGGGGGCCCCAACTCCTCCCCCGCCGACCCCACCGCCGATCTGCTGAGGGGGCGGTGCGCGCCGCAGACCTGCTACCTCGACGACATAGGCACCTCGTCCATGAACGAGGTCGCCATCAACTGGAATGCCCCCCTCGCCTGGGTCGCCACCTACCTCGACGCGACCGCCAAGTAG
- a CDS encoding TetR/AcrR family transcriptional regulator yields the protein MTARPPARRAPQQERSRQMVARLLGAAARLFAERGYDGTTTNHIAEGAGVSVGSLYQFFPDKGAILASLQATWTGRLRLALDAVLRDAADQPLEDVIDHVLHVHARLNADPPGLLGLLLVTPSATSEQENETVRAEVQGRLEALLEVRAPGLSPGRRSAVARMSIHVANGLYALGGRAGVADPTVREEVRAALLAYLRPVVRGVGEASSAD from the coding sequence ATGACTGCCCGCCCCCCGGCGCGGCGTGCCCCGCAGCAGGAGCGCAGCCGCCAGATGGTCGCCCGGCTTCTTGGGGCCGCCGCCCGACTCTTCGCCGAGCGGGGGTACGACGGGACGACGACGAACCACATCGCCGAAGGAGCGGGGGTGTCGGTGGGCTCGCTCTACCAGTTCTTCCCTGACAAGGGGGCCATCCTCGCCTCGCTCCAGGCGACGTGGACGGGACGGCTGCGGCTGGCCCTCGACGCCGTGCTGCGAGACGCGGCGGACCAGCCGCTGGAGGACGTGATCGACCACGTGCTCCACGTCCACGCGCGGCTCAACGCCGACCCGCCGGGGCTCCTCGGGCTGCTGCTCGTCACCCCCTCGGCCACGTCGGAGCAGGAAAACGAGACGGTGCGCGCGGAGGTGCAGGGGCGGCTGGAGGCCCTGCTGGAGGTCCGCGCGCCGGGGCTGAGCCCGGGGAGGCGTTCGGCGGTCGCGCGCATGAGCATCCACGTCGCCAACGGCCTGTACGCGCTCGGGGGCCGGGCGGGGGTGGCCGACCCCACCGTGCGCGAGGAGGTGCGCGCCGCCCTCCTCGCCTACCTGCGGCCCGTCGTGCGCGGCGTGGGGGAGGCGTCCTCGGCGGACTGA
- a CDS encoding alpha/beta fold hydrolase, translating to MTATVPAPALPAPTFTEVGGVRTRFVVQGDGPPLLLLHGIGRSLEDWSANVAPLAAHFRVYALDLIGFGYTDKPDVPYTLGGLARFAAHFLDAVGETRPVVLMGNSLGGAVAQRFAVAYPERTRALVLVNSAGFGREVAAVLRALSVPRLGELLLQPTARNARQTVRSLFHDPRLATEDLVAQALDLSRQPHAARAFLRVLRDLGDWRGVKAAWREELQGRLARQGVPTLILWGDRDVILPARLLEAARKSHPHARTHLFQDTGHVPQLERAETFNRLVLGFLQEVPA from the coding sequence ATGACCGCGACCGTTCCAGCGCCCGCCCTCCCCGCCCCCACCTTCACGGAGGTCGGCGGCGTCCGCACACGCTTCGTCGTTCAGGGCGACGGCCCGCCCCTGCTGCTGCTGCACGGCATCGGGCGCAGCCTGGAGGACTGGTCGGCGAACGTCGCGCCCCTCGCCGCACACTTCCGCGTCTACGCCCTCGACCTGATCGGCTTCGGGTACACCGACAAGCCGGACGTGCCCTACACGCTGGGCGGACTGGCCCGTTTCGCCGCGCACTTTCTGGACGCGGTGGGGGAGACCCGGCCCGTGGTCCTGATGGGCAACTCGCTCGGCGGCGCGGTCGCCCAGCGCTTTGCCGTCGCCTACCCGGAGCGCACGCGGGCCCTGGTGCTGGTGAACAGCGCGGGCTTCGGGCGCGAGGTCGCCGCCGTCTTGCGCGCGCTTTCCGTGCCGCGGCTGGGTGAATTGCTCCTCCAGCCCACCGCCCGCAACGCCCGGCAGACCGTCCGCTCGCTTTTCCACGACCCCCGCCTCGCCACCGAGGACCTCGTGGCGCAGGCCCTCGACCTCTCCCGCCAGCCGCACGCGGCCCGCGCCTTCTTGCGGGTGCTGCGCGACCTCGGTGACTGGCGCGGGGTGAAGGCCGCGTGGCGCGAGGAGTTGCAGGGGCGCCTCGCCCGGCAGGGGGTCCCCACCCTGATCCTCTGGGGCGACCGCGACGTGATCCTGCCCGCCCGGCTGCTGGAGGCGGCGCGCAAGTCTCACCCCCACGCGCGCACCCACCTCTTTCAGGACACCGGACACGTCCCCCAACTGGAGCGGGCGGAGACCTTCAACCGCCTCGTTCTCGGCTTCTTGCAGGAGGTTCCAGCGTGA
- a CDS encoding flavin-containing monooxygenase, translating to MSTHHQVAIVGSGFAGLGMAVHLQRRGIEDYVIFERAGEVGGTWRDNTYPGCACDVKSDLYSFSFAPNPDWNHRYARQPEILGYLRRVADDFGVRPHIRFGHELERAEWDDGEGLWRIRTSGGEYTARVLISGHGPLVEPKWPVIPGLESFAGPRFHSAQWDHSVDLSGQRVAVIGTGASAIQFIPELQKVVGKLTVFQRSAPWVMPRMDTETSERRRDLFRRYPGLQRLSRQWIFGVAEARFLTFTNERVRKLAEEAAHKHLEAQVPDPALRAKLTPNYRLGCKRILVSDDYYPAMAKPNVELVTEAVTEVKGSKIVTADGQEREFDVLIGGTGFESTRPSIARRLSGRGGRSLAEVWDPHMEALHGTAVAGFPNLFLIIGPNTGLGHNSMVYMMEAQIDYIVAALEHLGREHLLALEPRPEAQAEYSEGLQGKLRDSVWNVGGCTSWYIDATGRNSSLWPERAARFRQTLRRFDPSLYRAWLSPRPLPPLSAPVARSA from the coding sequence GTGAGCACCCACCATCAGGTCGCCATCGTCGGCAGCGGCTTCGCGGGCCTGGGCATGGCCGTCCATCTTCAGCGCCGGGGCATCGAGGACTACGTGATCTTCGAGCGGGCGGGGGAGGTCGGCGGCACCTGGCGCGACAACACCTACCCCGGCTGCGCCTGTGACGTCAAGAGCGACCTCTATTCCTTCTCCTTCGCCCCCAACCCCGACTGGAACCACCGCTACGCCCGCCAGCCCGAGATCCTGGGCTACCTGCGCCGGGTCGCGGACGACTTCGGCGTGCGGCCCCACATCCGCTTCGGGCACGAACTGGAGCGCGCCGAGTGGGACGACGGCGAGGGGCTGTGGCGCATCCGCACGAGTGGGGGAGAGTACACCGCCCGCGTGCTGATCTCCGGGCACGGCCCCCTCGTCGAGCCGAAGTGGCCGGTCATTCCGGGGTTGGAGTCTTTTGCGGGCCCGCGCTTCCACTCCGCCCAGTGGGATCACTCCGTGGACCTCAGCGGCCAGCGCGTCGCCGTGATCGGCACGGGCGCGTCGGCCATCCAGTTCATCCCCGAGCTTCAGAAGGTGGTCGGGAAACTCACCGTCTTCCAACGCTCGGCCCCCTGGGTGATGCCCCGGATGGACACCGAGACGAGCGAGCGCCGCCGCGACCTCTTCCGCCGTTACCCCGGCCTCCAGCGCCTCTCGCGGCAGTGGATCTTCGGGGTCGCCGAGGCCCGGTTCCTGACCTTCACGAACGAGCGGGTGAGGAAGCTCGCGGAGGAGGCCGCCCACAAGCACCTGGAGGCGCAGGTCCCCGACCCCGCCCTGCGGGCCAAGCTCACCCCGAACTACCGCCTGGGCTGCAAGCGCATCCTCGTCTCCGACGACTATTACCCGGCGATGGCGAAACCCAACGTTGAACTCGTGACGGAGGCGGTCACGGAGGTCAAGGGGTCCAAGATCGTCACGGCGGACGGACAGGAGCGCGAGTTCGACGTGCTGATCGGCGGCACGGGCTTCGAGTCGACGCGGCCCTCCATCGCGCGGCGCCTCTCCGGGCGGGGCGGCAGGTCCCTCGCCGAGGTCTGGGACCCGCACATGGAGGCGCTGCACGGGACGGCGGTGGCGGGCTTTCCCAACCTGTTCCTGATCATCGGGCCGAACACCGGGCTCGGGCACAACAGCATGGTCTACATGATGGAGGCGCAGATCGACTACATCGTGGCGGCGCTGGAGCACCTGGGGCGCGAACACCTCCTCGCCCTCGAACCCCGGCCCGAGGCGCAGGCCGAGTACAGCGAGGGGTTGCAGGGCAAGCTGCGGGACTCGGTGTGGAACGTGGGCGGCTGCACGAGCTGGTACATCGACGCCACGGGGCGCAATTCCTCCCTGTGGCCCGAGCGGGCGGCGCGCTTCCGGCAGACGCTGCGGCGCTTCGACCCCTCGCTCTACCGCGCGTGGCTCAGCCCCCGCCCCCTGCCGCCCCTCTCCGCCCCCGTGGCCCGGAGCGCCTGA